One Candidatus Rokuibacteriota bacterium genomic region harbors:
- a CDS encoding type II toxin-antitoxin system prevent-host-death family antitoxin: protein MRKVGLRDLKNRLSAYIRLVRRGHIVLVTDRGQVVAELRPPVVAASDLSDHSGLAGLAKKGLLTLGAPNEAGLYPAMPSRLPAGRVQRLLEEERAER from the coding sequence ATGAGGAAAGTGGGTCTGCGCGATCTCAAGAACCGCCTGAGCGCCTATATCCGGCTGGTCCGGCGCGGGCACATTGTCCTTGTGACAGACCGCGGTCAGGTTGTGGCAGAGCTCCGCCCTCCGGTCGTCGCTGCATCGGATCTGAGTGACCACTCCGGCCTTGCCGGCCTTGCCAAAAAAGGCTTGCTCACGCTCGGCGCCCCGAATGAGGCCGGGCTCTATCCCGCGATGCCGAGTCGCCTGCCCGCCGGCAGGGTCCAACGCCTTCTCGAAGAAGAAAGAGCAGAGCGCTGA